One genomic segment of Amycolatopsis granulosa includes these proteins:
- a CDS encoding aKG-HExxH-type peptide beta-hydroxylase — protein MHKRVPRFRIHAATPEQAGTLARSARLAVRVAPALATSALSHNFMVVLGSFEADHRFTSFTVPGLPGVLVLSPDVLSGEQAVAEALCQEACHLKFLDLDYVHPLFRSGFPPERSPRITPVWHEDDPRGGDWPVDRVLAAMHGYLALAVFLGRAAAEVPDWENAAARAAQCRTRAGWLREAVQQHPGHLTEPGRRFVAWIGGMLAELGTAR, from the coding sequence GTGCACAAGCGGGTTCCCCGGTTCCGGATCCACGCCGCCACCCCGGAGCAGGCCGGCACGCTGGCCCGCAGCGCGCGTCTCGCGGTCCGGGTCGCGCCGGCGCTCGCGACGAGTGCGTTGTCGCACAACTTCATGGTCGTGCTCGGCTCGTTCGAGGCGGACCACCGGTTCACCTCGTTCACGGTGCCCGGCCTGCCGGGCGTGCTCGTCCTGTCGCCGGACGTGCTCTCCGGCGAGCAGGCCGTGGCCGAAGCCCTGTGCCAGGAAGCCTGCCACCTGAAGTTCCTCGATCTCGACTACGTCCATCCGCTGTTCCGGTCCGGGTTCCCGCCGGAGCGCTCCCCCCGGATCACCCCGGTGTGGCACGAGGACGACCCGCGCGGCGGCGACTGGCCGGTCGACCGCGTCCTCGCCGCGATGCACGGCTACCTCGCGCTCGCCGTGTTCCTGGGCAGGGCCGCGGCCGAGGTCCCGGACTGGGAGAACGCCGCCGCACGCGCAGCGCAGTGCCGCACCAGGGCGGGCTGGCTCCGCGAGGCGGTCCAGCAGCACCCCGGCCATCTGACCGAGCCCGGCAGGCGGTTCGTGGCGTGGATCGGCGGGATGCTGGCCGAACTCGGCACGGCGCGGTAG
- a CDS encoding TcmI family type II polyketide cyclase, producing MTYRSVIVARIRPDSEEKVADIFARNDETTRPQDFGVIGRTLYSLKDLYIHVIERNVDPKVSLSKARGLPTFQQICEDIDPYVTPYSENWKVPADAVAKEFYHWTPNGNESRPANYQAVIVARIKPGTEPEVARIFAESDAGPLPVKMGITARYLYSLEDVYLHVIERADAPVATAMQENHGRPAFAKIMEDLSSYISPYDPDNWRTPADAVAKEFYRWRADD from the coding sequence ATGACCTACCGAAGTGTGATCGTCGCCCGTATCCGCCCCGACTCGGAGGAGAAGGTCGCCGACATCTTCGCGCGCAACGACGAGACCACCAGACCCCAGGACTTCGGCGTGATCGGCCGGACCCTGTACTCGTTGAAGGACCTCTACATCCACGTCATCGAGCGCAACGTGGATCCCAAGGTGTCGCTGAGCAAGGCCCGGGGACTGCCCACGTTCCAGCAGATCTGCGAGGACATCGACCCGTACGTGACGCCGTACTCGGAGAACTGGAAGGTCCCCGCGGACGCCGTCGCCAAGGAGTTCTACCACTGGACCCCGAACGGGAACGAGTCCCGGCCGGCGAACTACCAGGCGGTGATCGTGGCGCGCATCAAGCCCGGTACCGAACCGGAGGTGGCGCGCATCTTCGCCGAGTCGGACGCCGGGCCGCTCCCGGTGAAGATGGGCATCACCGCCCGTTACCTGTATTCGCTCGAGGACGTGTACCTGCACGTCATCGAACGCGCCGACGCCCCGGTCGCCACCGCGATGCAGGAGAACCACGGCCGGCCGGCCTTCGCGAAGATCATGGAAGACCTCAGCTCCTACATCAGCCCCTACGACCCGGACAACTGGCGCACGCCGGCGGACGCGGTCGCGAAGGAGTTCTACCGGTGGCGAGCCGACGACTGA
- a CDS encoding substrate-binding domain-containing protein, translating into MPPTIRDVAAAAGVSITTVSHVLSGQGRISEATRRRVAKAAADLGYQANIHAQQLVTRRSRTLAIQLANSVEATTSSALVPNSDYFLEVLNGAAEAATGRSYALLLTPPDADLEALDAFAVDGAILVDPRGDEPFFATGWSRNRPLVTTGRPLARKRRVPVVVDNDLTAAARLMLDHLAGNGYRRPALITTDTSRSYTADLVAGYRDWCTGHGLTPQVVELDEPPTTEGAATALGGLLDRRTPPDAIFTTSENLALGVLHEAQRRGLAVPAALGICSAVDSGSLQLTSPQVTGMFVYPREVGRQAAIALMDLIDDGPRRTTRRIEIPVRLNARASTLRGTPQAG; encoded by the coding sequence GTGCCGCCGACCATCCGTGACGTGGCCGCGGCGGCGGGAGTCTCGATCACCACGGTGTCCCATGTGCTCAGCGGTCAGGGACGCATCTCCGAGGCCACCCGCCGCCGCGTGGCGAAAGCCGCGGCGGATCTGGGTTACCAGGCGAACATCCACGCCCAGCAGCTGGTGACGCGCCGGAGCCGGACACTGGCGATCCAGCTGGCGAACTCGGTGGAGGCCACGACGAGCAGTGCGCTGGTGCCGAATTCCGACTACTTCCTCGAGGTGCTCAACGGAGCGGCCGAAGCCGCCACCGGGCGGTCCTACGCGCTGCTGCTCACGCCGCCCGACGCCGACCTCGAAGCGCTCGACGCCTTCGCCGTGGACGGCGCGATCCTGGTCGACCCGCGCGGCGACGAACCGTTCTTCGCCACCGGCTGGAGCCGGAACCGGCCGCTGGTGACCACCGGCCGTCCGCTGGCCCGCAAGCGGCGGGTACCGGTGGTCGTCGACAACGACCTGACGGCCGCGGCGCGGCTGATGCTGGACCACCTGGCGGGCAACGGGTACCGGCGCCCGGCGCTGATCACGACCGACACGTCCCGCTCCTACACCGCCGACCTGGTGGCCGGCTACCGCGACTGGTGCACCGGCCACGGGCTCACCCCCCAGGTGGTCGAGCTGGACGAGCCGCCCACCACCGAGGGCGCGGCCACGGCGCTGGGCGGGCTGCTCGACCGGCGCACCCCGCCGGACGCGATCTTCACGACGTCGGAGAACCTCGCGCTCGGCGTCCTGCACGAGGCACAGCGACGCGGCTTGGCGGTGCCCGCCGCCCTGGGCATCTGCAGCGCGGTCGACAGCGGTTCCCTGCAGCTGACGTCGCCGCAGGTCACCGGGATGTTCGTGTACCCGCGCGAGGTCGGGCGCCAGGCCGCGATCGCGCTGATGGACCTCATCGACGACGGGCCGCGCCGCACCACCCGGCGGATCGAGATTCCCGTCCGGCTGAACGCGCGGGCCTCCACGCTGCGCGGCACCCCGCAGGCGGGCTGA
- a CDS encoding glutamine synthetase family protein has product MDTVNQIDPDHARLARELAGQGVKYAVAAWVDVLGRPKSKTVPIDHLPNLLAGSERYTPRGMGGIGRMNPVEDEIAGLPDLSTLQVLPWDRRVAWMVADMSFGGREPYALCPRSILKRQIAAAAEMGYVCQLGVEPEFYVFKPESLATGSAGLVPISLSEQIRPSPAYDVQSTLDSLPFLDRMCDYLTELGFGVFSFDAEGGDGQYEFDFAHAPVLESADRITLFRLAARQAARECGLYATFMPKPYSDLWGSGAHFNMSLEDRTGVNMFRDETGRQGWSKEAYQFVAGVLHHAPALTALANPTTNSYRRLVDRLADGEISWAPTKISYGYNNRSCMIRLPANRPALENRAVDSAANTYLTAAFMLAAGLDGIRRGLDPGEPRDDLSYTGDIPRLPRTLLEAVEAFRTDPLTAEVFHEAFVRDYVEMKTGEWERAHRDVTDAERDAYLLNL; this is encoded by the coding sequence ATGGACACCGTCAACCAGATCGATCCCGACCACGCGCGGCTGGCCCGCGAGCTGGCCGGCCAGGGCGTCAAGTACGCCGTCGCCGCCTGGGTCGACGTGCTCGGCCGGCCCAAGTCCAAGACCGTCCCCATCGACCACCTGCCCAACCTGCTCGCCGGTTCCGAGCGCTACACGCCGCGCGGCATGGGCGGCATCGGGCGGATGAACCCGGTGGAGGACGAGATCGCCGGGCTGCCGGACCTGTCCACCCTGCAGGTACTGCCGTGGGACCGCCGCGTCGCCTGGATGGTGGCGGACATGTCGTTCGGCGGCCGCGAGCCCTACGCGCTGTGCCCGCGGTCGATCCTCAAGCGGCAGATCGCGGCCGCGGCCGAGATGGGCTACGTCTGCCAGCTCGGCGTCGAACCGGAGTTCTACGTGTTCAAGCCGGAATCACTGGCCACCGGCAGTGCCGGCCTGGTGCCCATCTCGCTCAGCGAGCAGATCCGCCCCTCCCCCGCCTACGACGTGCAGTCCACACTGGACTCGCTGCCGTTCCTCGACCGCATGTGCGACTACCTCACCGAGCTCGGCTTCGGCGTGTTCAGCTTCGACGCCGAGGGCGGGGACGGCCAGTACGAGTTCGACTTCGCGCACGCCCCGGTCCTGGAGTCGGCCGACCGGATCACCCTGTTCCGGCTGGCCGCGCGGCAGGCGGCGCGGGAGTGCGGGCTCTACGCGACCTTCATGCCCAAGCCCTACTCCGACCTGTGGGGCTCCGGCGCGCACTTCAACATGAGCCTGGAGGACCGCACCGGCGTCAACATGTTCCGCGACGAGACCGGGCGCCAGGGCTGGTCGAAGGAGGCCTACCAGTTCGTGGCCGGGGTGCTGCACCACGCGCCCGCGCTCACCGCGCTCGCCAACCCCACCACCAACTCCTACCGACGCCTGGTGGACCGGCTCGCCGACGGCGAGATCTCGTGGGCCCCGACGAAGATCAGCTACGGCTACAACAACCGCTCGTGCATGATCCGGCTGCCCGCCAACCGGCCGGCACTGGAGAACCGGGCCGTGGACAGCGCCGCCAACACCTACCTGACCGCGGCGTTCATGCTCGCGGCGGGACTCGACGGGATCCGCCGCGGACTGGACCCGGGCGAACCCCGCGACGACCTGTCCTACACCGGTGACATCCCCCGGCTGCCGCGGACGCTGCTGGAGGCGGTCGAGGCGTTCCGGACCGATCCGCTCACGGCGGAGGTCTTCCACGAGGCGTTCGTGCGCGACTACGTGGAGATGAAGACCGGCGAATGGGAACGCGCCCACCGGGACGTGACCGACGCCGAACGTGACGCCTACCTGCTGAACCTGTGA
- a CDS encoding gamma-glutamyl-gamma-aminobutyrate hydrolase family protein gives MITVGIVAAHRDWTVAVPRNYVDCVLAAGGVPVLLPVSLTGARLSAAVDHVGALLLAGGGDVDPARYGERPSATLDKVDPERDECEIQAFRLALEKGLRVLGVCRGAQLMAVATGGRLVQDLPSAGFGGHLDVHRDRTYAGLRHEVKAEPGTRAERVLAGLDEVNSHHHQAIAEPGELLEPTAWSADGVIEAVEAANLLGVQWHPETAAGVDGRHLRAFHWLTGGDRGVPDEL, from the coding sequence GTGATCACCGTCGGCATCGTGGCCGCCCACCGCGACTGGACGGTGGCCGTGCCGCGCAACTACGTGGACTGTGTGCTCGCCGCGGGCGGGGTTCCCGTGCTCCTCCCGGTCTCACTCACCGGGGCCCGCTTGTCCGCGGCGGTCGACCACGTCGGCGCGCTGCTGCTGGCCGGCGGCGGCGACGTCGATCCGGCCCGCTACGGCGAACGCCCGTCGGCGACGCTGGACAAGGTCGATCCCGAGCGGGACGAATGCGAGATCCAGGCGTTCCGGCTGGCCCTGGAGAAGGGCCTGCGGGTGCTCGGCGTGTGCCGCGGCGCCCAGCTGATGGCGGTCGCCACCGGCGGCCGGCTCGTGCAGGACCTGCCCTCGGCCGGTTTCGGCGGGCACCTCGACGTGCACCGGGACCGCACCTACGCGGGACTGCGGCACGAGGTCAAGGCCGAACCCGGCACCCGGGCCGAGCGGGTCCTGGCCGGGCTGGACGAGGTCAATTCACATCACCACCAGGCGATCGCGGAGCCGGGCGAGCTGCTCGAGCCGACGGCGTGGTCGGCGGACGGGGTGATCGAGGCCGTGGAGGCGGCGAACCTGCTCGGCGTGCAGTGGCACCCGGAGACGGCGGCCGGTGTGGACGGCCGCCACCTCCGTGCCTTTCACTGGTTGACCGGCGGAGACAGGGGTGTACCCGATGAACTCTGA
- a CDS encoding acetyl-CoA carboxylase carboxyltransferase subunit alpha has protein sequence MASRRLSAPAPGKLSSVSAGDAAGWVSCPGCRTLLYRKRLARDLGVCAECGHHTRLSPWQRIAQLVDVGTFVERTADALPPTADRHRDPLGFHDQQPYRHRLATAGRESGEPEAVVFGTAEVGGFPLVVAVLDFRFLGGSMGTAVGECVTAAAERARRTRTPLLLVTSSGGARMQEGCLSLMQMAKTAQAMARLRDDGVLSVCLLTDPTFGGVSASFATLGHVVLAEAGALVGFAGPRVISETVGQELPAGFQTADFLADHGMVDAVVPRAEVRPLVRRLLRIHAPGARTRSGPGGGAPAIDRAAALTTTDPWETVRRARHVDRPSTADYLATAFDEFCELRGDRCFGDDPAVIGGPARIGDRPVMLIGHQKGHTTSERVASNFGMAHPEGYRKARRLMEYAASLRLPVVCLVDTPGAYPGIEAEERGQATAIAECIARASTLPVPIVSVITGEGGSGGALALATADRVLMLENGFYSVISPEGCAAILWRSADAAAEAARALRITAPELLDLGIVDAVVPEPAGGAQLAPDVAAANLRRAVLDQLDELAGIPARELLSLRYRRFRSFGERRTSEVRSA, from the coding sequence GTGGCGAGCCGACGACTGAGCGCGCCGGCGCCGGGCAAGCTCTCCTCCGTGTCCGCGGGCGACGCGGCCGGCTGGGTGAGCTGTCCCGGCTGCCGGACGCTGCTGTACCGCAAACGGCTGGCCCGTGACCTCGGCGTGTGCGCCGAATGCGGCCACCACACCCGGTTGTCCCCCTGGCAGCGGATCGCCCAGCTCGTCGACGTCGGCACATTCGTCGAGCGGACCGCGGACGCCCTGCCGCCGACCGCCGACCGGCACCGGGACCCGCTCGGGTTCCACGACCAGCAGCCGTACCGGCACCGGCTCGCCACCGCAGGCCGGGAGTCCGGCGAACCGGAGGCCGTCGTGTTCGGCACGGCCGAGGTCGGCGGGTTCCCGCTGGTGGTCGCCGTGCTGGACTTCCGGTTCCTCGGCGGGAGCATGGGCACCGCCGTCGGCGAATGCGTCACCGCGGCCGCCGAGCGCGCGCGGCGCACCCGCACACCGTTGCTGCTGGTCACCTCCTCCGGCGGCGCGCGGATGCAGGAGGGCTGCCTGTCGCTGATGCAGATGGCCAAGACCGCGCAGGCCATGGCCCGGCTGCGGGACGACGGGGTGCTCTCCGTCTGCCTGCTCACCGACCCGACGTTCGGCGGGGTCAGCGCGTCGTTCGCGACGCTCGGTCACGTGGTGCTCGCGGAGGCCGGGGCGCTCGTCGGGTTCGCTGGTCCGAGGGTGATCAGCGAGACCGTCGGGCAGGAGCTGCCGGCCGGTTTCCAGACCGCCGACTTCCTCGCCGACCACGGGATGGTCGACGCGGTCGTGCCCCGTGCCGAGGTGCGCCCGCTGGTGCGCCGGCTGCTGCGCATCCACGCGCCGGGTGCCCGCACCCGGTCCGGTCCCGGCGGCGGGGCGCCGGCGATCGACCGCGCCGCCGCGCTCACCACCACGGACCCGTGGGAGACGGTCCGCCGGGCCCGGCACGTCGACCGGCCGTCCACCGCCGACTACCTGGCGACCGCGTTCGACGAGTTCTGCGAGCTGCGCGGGGACCGCTGCTTCGGCGACGACCCGGCCGTGATCGGCGGCCCGGCCCGGATCGGTGACCGGCCGGTGATGCTGATCGGTCACCAGAAGGGGCACACCACCTCCGAGCGGGTGGCCAGCAACTTCGGCATGGCCCACCCGGAGGGCTACCGGAAGGCGCGGCGGCTGATGGAGTACGCGGCCTCGCTGCGGCTGCCGGTGGTCTGCCTGGTCGACACGCCCGGCGCGTACCCGGGGATCGAGGCGGAGGAGCGCGGACAGGCCACCGCCATCGCCGAGTGCATCGCGCGGGCCAGCACGCTCCCGGTCCCGATCGTGTCCGTGATCACCGGCGAAGGCGGCAGCGGGGGCGCGCTCGCCCTGGCCACCGCCGACCGGGTGCTGATGCTGGAGAACGGCTTCTACTCGGTGATCAGCCCGGAGGGCTGCGCGGCGATCCTGTGGCGGTCCGCGGACGCCGCTGCCGAGGCGGCCCGGGCGCTGCGGATCACCGCACCGGAACTGCTCGACCTCGGCATCGTGGACGCCGTCGTCCCCGAGCCCGCGGGTGGCGCGCAGCTGGCTCCGGACGTCGCCGCCGCCAACCTGCGGCGGGCGGTCCTCGATCAGCTCGACGAGCTGGCCGGCATCCCGGCGCGCGAACTGCTCTCCCTGCGGTACCGGCGGTTCCGCTCCTTCGGTGAGCGGCGGACGAGCGAGGTGAGGTCGGCATGA
- a CDS encoding DUF1116 domain-containing protein → MSAHQSERVDRANARALRLLYDADPVLVDVRPAIEVIPGMTKDTVLTSGPPLHWDAYTGGQRTAILGGVLHEGLASSTAEAERLLSREAVRVAGCHDFGAVGSLAGVTTASMPVLVVEDAGSGNRGYCTLFEGAAPARLNYGVYDASVQQNLEYLAGVIGPALGAAVRSLDGGIPLRPIMARALRQGDELHSRNTAASALFLQEILPALFDLGADLAREVVGYLTSGDYFFLRPSMAAAKAMADRMYGAEGSSVVTAMAFSCAEFGIRVAGLGPRWFRGPLPEVEHARFFPGHDLGDMEIMGGESLITEVCGLGAFAQAAAFTLQNYQGKPEVMVRRNLEMYRITAGEHEVFKIPFLEYRGTPAGIDVRKVVATGVTPALDVGIAGKGGGQIGAGSFRAPLQPFADACAALAQLN, encoded by the coding sequence ATGTCCGCACACCAGTCCGAGCGGGTGGACCGGGCCAACGCCCGCGCCCTGCGCCTGCTCTACGACGCCGACCCCGTCCTGGTCGACGTCCGGCCCGCCATCGAGGTGATCCCGGGCATGACCAAGGACACCGTGCTCACCTCCGGGCCACCACTGCACTGGGACGCCTACACCGGCGGTCAGCGCACCGCCATCCTCGGCGGCGTGCTCCACGAGGGCCTCGCGAGCAGCACCGCCGAGGCCGAGCGGTTGCTGAGCCGGGAGGCCGTCCGCGTCGCCGGGTGCCACGACTTCGGGGCCGTCGGTTCGCTGGCCGGCGTCACGACCGCCTCGATGCCGGTCCTCGTCGTCGAGGACGCCGGATCGGGCAACCGCGGCTACTGCACCCTGTTCGAGGGTGCCGCGCCCGCCCGGCTGAACTACGGCGTGTACGACGCCTCGGTCCAGCAGAACCTGGAATACCTGGCGGGCGTCATCGGCCCGGCGCTGGGCGCGGCCGTCCGCTCGCTGGACGGCGGCATCCCGCTGCGGCCCATCATGGCCCGCGCCCTCCGGCAGGGCGACGAGCTGCACAGCCGCAACACCGCGGCCTCCGCGCTGTTCCTGCAGGAGATCCTGCCCGCGTTGTTCGACCTGGGCGCGGACCTGGCCCGGGAGGTCGTGGGCTACCTGACCTCGGGCGACTACTTCTTCCTGCGACCGTCGATGGCGGCGGCCAAGGCGATGGCCGACCGGATGTACGGCGCCGAGGGCTCCTCCGTCGTGACCGCGATGGCGTTCTCCTGCGCCGAGTTCGGCATCCGCGTGGCGGGGCTGGGCCCCCGCTGGTTCCGCGGGCCGTTGCCGGAGGTCGAGCACGCCCGCTTCTTCCCCGGGCACGACCTCGGCGACATGGAGATCATGGGCGGCGAGAGCCTCATCACCGAGGTCTGCGGCCTCGGCGCCTTCGCCCAGGCGGCCGCGTTCACGCTGCAGAACTACCAGGGCAAACCCGAGGTGATGGTGCGCCGCAACCTGGAGATGTACCGGATCACCGCCGGTGAGCACGAGGTCTTCAAGATCCCGTTCCTGGAGTACCGCGGCACCCCCGCCGGGATCGACGTCCGGAAGGTCGTCGCCACCGGTGTCACCCCCGCCCTGGACGTCGGCATCGCCGGGAAGGGCGGCGGGCAGATCGGCGCCGGCTCCTTCCGCGCCCCGCTGCAGCCCTTCGCCGACGCCTGCGCCGCCCTCGCCCAGCTGAACTGA
- a CDS encoding purine-cytosine permease family protein: MNSDVVEVTGPAEFEDRVGRIERTGIEHIPEEARKSRPRNLFTILFGGSLTFSVIIIGWFPISFGLSFWQATSAVVAGSAVGAALLTPTGLFGPRTGTNNPVSSGAFFGVAGRLIGSLLEATASLAFAALSIWTGGDALAGALSRFFGMTDATVARLVAYAVLSVIVTLVSVLGHANMVAAQKFMIPTAGLCLLVGIGVYARHFDASYGGTGHYALGSLFPTWVASALLCASTVASYGAYAGDWTRHISRKLHTDGSVMRAMFLGGLFGLGGPFMWGTFTATAVFNNGGFATPYVFGLVDNAPLWFVPALIYLGLASGTAQAVINTYGTGLDTSAIIPRLNRVQATLVACVLATGLVYVGHFSHAVSAAVTVFLQLLACFSIPWIVIVTIGHVRRRGYYDPDALQVFNRGERGGIYWFRHGFNLCGLGVWIVATTVGLLFSANEWFTGPGAHLFGGADLGFLVAGCLAALLYPLVVRVFPEPAEVYGPG, encoded by the coding sequence ATGAACTCTGACGTAGTGGAAGTAACCGGCCCGGCCGAGTTCGAGGACCGGGTCGGCCGGATCGAGCGCACCGGCATCGAGCACATCCCGGAGGAGGCGCGGAAATCCCGCCCCCGGAACCTGTTCACCATCCTGTTCGGCGGCAGTCTCACCTTCAGCGTCATCATCATCGGCTGGTTCCCGATCAGTTTCGGGCTGAGTTTCTGGCAGGCCACCTCGGCGGTGGTGGCCGGTTCGGCCGTGGGCGCGGCGCTGCTCACGCCGACCGGCCTGTTCGGGCCGCGGACCGGCACCAACAACCCGGTCTCCAGCGGGGCGTTCTTCGGCGTGGCCGGACGGCTCATCGGTTCACTGCTGGAGGCGACCGCGTCGCTGGCCTTCGCCGCGCTGAGCATCTGGACCGGCGGTGACGCGCTGGCCGGTGCGCTGAGCCGGTTCTTCGGGATGACCGACGCCACGGTCGCCCGGCTCGTCGCCTACGCGGTGCTCAGCGTGATCGTCACGCTGGTGTCCGTGCTCGGCCACGCGAACATGGTGGCCGCGCAGAAGTTCATGATCCCCACCGCCGGGCTGTGCCTGCTGGTCGGCATCGGGGTGTACGCCCGGCACTTCGACGCCTCCTACGGCGGTACCGGGCACTACGCCCTGGGCTCGTTGTTCCCGACCTGGGTGGCCTCGGCACTGCTGTGCGCCTCCACGGTGGCCTCCTACGGCGCGTACGCGGGTGACTGGACGCGGCACATCTCGCGCAAGCTGCACACCGACGGGTCGGTGATGCGCGCGATGTTCCTCGGCGGGCTGTTCGGGCTCGGCGGCCCGTTCATGTGGGGCACGTTCACCGCCACCGCGGTGTTCAACAACGGCGGGTTCGCCACGCCCTACGTGTTCGGGCTGGTCGACAACGCCCCGCTGTGGTTCGTCCCCGCGCTGATCTACCTGGGCCTGGCGTCCGGCACGGCCCAGGCGGTCATCAACACCTACGGCACCGGGCTGGACACCTCGGCGATCATCCCCCGGCTGAACCGGGTCCAGGCGACGCTGGTCGCCTGCGTGCTCGCCACCGGACTGGTCTACGTCGGGCACTTCAGCCACGCGGTGTCCGCGGCCGTGACGGTGTTCCTGCAGTTGCTCGCGTGTTTCTCGATCCCGTGGATCGTCATCGTCACCATCGGGCACGTGCGGCGCCGGGGCTACTACGACCCGGACGCGCTCCAGGTGTTCAACCGCGGTGAACGGGGCGGCATCTACTGGTTCCGCCACGGGTTCAACCTGTGCGGGCTCGGTGTCTGGATCGTGGCGACCACCGTCGGTTTGCTGTTCTCGGCGAACGAGTGGTTCACCGGCCCGGGTGCTCACCTGTTCGGCGGAGCCGATCTCGGGTTCCTCGTCGCCGGGTGTCTCGCGGCGCTGCTGTATCCCCTGGTCGTGCGGGTGTTCCCGGAGCCGGCCGAGGTGTACGGGCCGGGCTGA
- a CDS encoding BTAD domain-containing putative transcriptional regulator encodes MPTWSRPQSEPRTGAVAQAGTGYGEPADLDAGPPRPRVAVPVRRSAERTTGARTEQPPVPRPEFAVRLLPSWRLTRNQVDVDVPGPAQRLIALLALNGPHNRSFLAGTLWPERSDAQAYANLRSALSRLATRDVGVVQVSRQMLALAPSVSVDVHDLVQAAESILYGGSDEPPDTAEILRLLHVGDLLCGWYEDWVLTARERLRQLRLHALEAASGRLADAGRYVEALDTAMVCAHIDPLRESAHRSIIRVHLLERNHTEAIRQFRRYRDLLRAELDIEPSPEIRRLLRAVDD; translated from the coding sequence GTGCCGACCTGGTCCCGTCCCCAGTCAGAACCGAGAACCGGCGCGGTCGCGCAGGCCGGCACCGGGTACGGCGAGCCCGCCGACCTGGACGCCGGTCCGCCGCGGCCGCGCGTTGCCGTGCCGGTGCGCCGCTCCGCGGAGCGGACGACCGGCGCGCGGACCGAGCAGCCACCGGTACCGCGCCCCGAGTTCGCGGTACGACTGCTGCCGTCCTGGCGGCTGACCCGCAACCAGGTCGACGTCGACGTGCCGGGGCCCGCGCAGCGGCTCATCGCGCTCCTCGCGCTGAACGGGCCGCACAACCGTTCCTTCCTGGCCGGCACCCTGTGGCCGGAACGATCCGACGCCCAGGCCTACGCCAACCTGCGGTCCGCGCTGTCCCGGCTCGCGACCCGCGACGTGGGCGTCGTCCAGGTCAGCAGGCAGATGCTCGCGCTGGCGCCGTCGGTGTCGGTGGACGTGCACGACCTCGTCCAGGCCGCCGAGTCGATCCTGTACGGCGGGTCGGACGAGCCGCCGGACACCGCCGAGATCCTGCGCCTGCTGCACGTCGGTGACCTGCTCTGCGGCTGGTACGAGGACTGGGTGCTGACCGCGCGGGAACGCCTCCGCCAGCTGCGGCTGCACGCGCTGGAGGCGGCGTCCGGACGGCTGGCCGACGCCGGCCGGTACGTGGAGGCGCTGGACACCGCCATGGTGTGCGCGCACATCGACCCGTTGCGGGAGAGCGCGCACCGGTCGATCATCCGGGTGCACCTGCTCGAACGGAACCACACCGAGGCCATCCGGCAGTTCCGCCGCTACCGAGACCTGCTGCGGGCCGAGCTGGACATCGAACCGTCCCCCGAGATCCGGCGACTGCTGCGCGCGGTCGACGACTGA
- a CDS encoding NAD(P)H-dependent oxidoreductase, translating into MKVVALSSSPRRDGNSWALAQAAGKGVREAGHELDFVHLTDYVQRPLGDCRQCRLSNGSCSVDDDYERLLLDHVLPADAIIYATPLHWYGMTGRLKDFFDRLFCYTSASSPHAEVANAGLMHKRAAVLISCEESYRGATLGLEAQFQELTRYLRQDLVGVVVGVGNSRGEVERDPARPLEAAADLGRRLFDIHVTDYRLDTERSNRVWSPAPPDETY; encoded by the coding sequence GTGAAGGTGGTCGCACTGAGTTCGAGTCCGCGCCGGGACGGCAATTCCTGGGCACTCGCACAGGCAGCAGGAAAGGGGGTGCGCGAGGCGGGGCACGAACTCGACTTCGTCCACCTCACCGACTACGTGCAGCGCCCGCTCGGCGACTGCCGGCAGTGCCGGCTCAGCAACGGTTCGTGCAGTGTGGACGATGACTACGAACGCCTCCTGCTCGACCACGTCCTGCCCGCCGACGCGATCATCTACGCCACTCCCCTGCACTGGTACGGGATGACCGGCAGGCTCAAGGACTTTTTCGACCGGTTGTTCTGCTACACCTCGGCCAGCTCCCCGCACGCCGAGGTGGCCAACGCCGGGTTGATGCACAAGCGGGCCGCCGTGCTGATCTCCTGCGAGGAGAGCTACCGCGGCGCGACGCTGGGACTGGAGGCGCAGTTCCAGGAACTGACCCGGTACCTGCGCCAGGATCTCGTCGGGGTCGTCGTGGGCGTCGGCAACAGCCGCGGCGAGGTCGAACGTGACCCGGCGCGCCCGCTGGAGGCCGCCGCGGACCTCGGCCGGCGGCTGTTCGACATCCACGTCACCGACTACCGGCTGGACACCGAGCGGTCCAACCGGGTCTGGAGTCCCGCGCCGCCGGACGAGACCTACTGA